In Flammeovirgaceae bacterium 311, one DNA window encodes the following:
- a CDS encoding ECF subfamily RNA polymerase sigma-24 subunit (COG1595 DNA-directed RNA polymerase specialized sigma subunit, sigma24 homolog): protein MSTHTSTFPEDQELLKQFGKAESRNWAFSQIVRKYSERVYRHCRKMVIDHEDANDLVQETFIKVYAGLDNFRQASSLFTWIYKIATNECLAFLRKKRRRFFLPLVDYSAELANKLEAQISPDADLIQKKLQNAILRLPDKQRLVFNLRYYDELSYEQIADITATSVGALKSSYHLAVKKIEEFVKED, encoded by the coding sequence GTGAGCACCCACACCAGTACTTTTCCGGAAGACCAGGAGTTGTTAAAGCAGTTTGGCAAAGCCGAAAGCCGTAACTGGGCCTTCAGCCAGATTGTGCGTAAGTACAGCGAACGGGTGTATCGCCACTGCCGCAAAATGGTAATCGATCATGAAGATGCCAATGACCTGGTGCAGGAGACTTTTATCAAGGTTTATGCTGGTCTGGATAATTTCCGGCAGGCCTCCAGCCTTTTTACCTGGATTTACAAAATAGCAACTAATGAGTGTCTGGCTTTTTTAAGGAAAAAACGCAGACGCTTTTTTTTACCTCTGGTAGATTATTCTGCGGAGCTTGCCAACAAGCTGGAGGCACAGATTTCTCCCGATGCAGACCTGATTCAGAAAAAGCTGCAGAATGCCATTTTACGCCTGCCCGACAAACAACGCCTGGTGTTCAATCTTCGCTACTACGATGAGCTTTCTTACGAGCAAATTGCCGACATTACAGCTACCTCTGTAGGGGCGCTAAAGTCAAGTTATCACCTGGCTGTTAAAAAAATTGAAGAATTTGTAAAAGAAGATTAA
- the xseA gene encoding exodeoxyribonuclease VII large subunit (COG1570 Exonuclease VII, large subunit), with the protein MSHISLLDLSKLIRRTLERQLEQNYWVVAEIGELRQHQRGHCYLELIEKQNDILVTKQRATIWSSSYRTIKHNFEEVTGQSLAPGLKVLCQVQVQYHELYGLSLNIQEIDPNYTMGERARMRAEIIQRLIGEGLYDMNRRHELSQVPQRIAVISSPTAAGWGDFLHQLLMNPYRFRFEVDLYKATMQGDSARESICSALEQITQAAKPYDAVVIIRGGGARIDLDCFDHYELAISIAKFPLPILTGIGHDRDETIADLVAHTRLKTPTAVAEFLINNLRSYEAQLDELSNTVFAYAGNYLNQQQQWVNQLQSKLQTGARSLLGSQQKQLQQMAGSIGANTRHRIRFGREQLKSMERILYSSVDKAMCSESATLDQLEITLRLQDPQRLLKRGYTISYLEGIPLHKANAPKPGQLLITHTQNNIITSKVEDTTPNT; encoded by the coding sequence ATGAGCCATATTAGTCTGCTCGATCTTAGCAAGCTTATTCGCAGAACCTTAGAGCGCCAGCTGGAACAGAATTACTGGGTGGTGGCTGAAATTGGTGAGCTGAGGCAACACCAGAGGGGCCATTGCTACCTGGAGCTTATCGAAAAGCAAAACGATATACTGGTCACTAAGCAGCGTGCTACCATCTGGTCATCGAGCTACCGTACCATTAAACACAATTTTGAAGAAGTTACCGGGCAATCACTTGCACCGGGGCTAAAAGTCCTTTGCCAGGTACAGGTGCAGTACCATGAGCTGTACGGCCTTAGCCTCAACATTCAGGAGATCGATCCTAATTATACCATGGGCGAAAGAGCCCGCATGCGGGCCGAAATCATACAGCGCCTTATCGGAGAAGGTCTCTATGACATGAACCGTCGCCATGAGCTTAGCCAGGTTCCGCAGCGCATTGCGGTTATTTCGTCGCCTACGGCAGCCGGTTGGGGTGATTTTTTGCACCAGCTGCTGATGAACCCCTACCGCTTTCGCTTTGAGGTAGACCTGTATAAAGCCACCATGCAGGGCGACTCTGCCCGGGAAAGCATCTGCAGTGCTCTGGAGCAAATTACACAAGCTGCAAAGCCTTACGATGCCGTGGTCATCATCAGGGGTGGCGGCGCCCGCATAGATCTTGATTGCTTCGATCACTATGAGCTGGCAATCTCCATTGCAAAATTTCCGCTGCCCATTTTAACAGGCATTGGCCACGACAGGGATGAGACCATTGCCGACCTGGTGGCGCACACCAGGCTGAAGACCCCTACAGCAGTGGCTGAATTCCTCATCAATAACCTAAGAAGCTACGAAGCACAGCTGGATGAGCTAAGCAATACAGTATTTGCCTATGCAGGTAATTACCTGAACCAGCAGCAGCAATGGGTAAACCAGCTGCAAAGCAAACTTCAGACTGGTGCCAGATCGCTACTGGGAAGTCAGCAAAAACAACTGCAGCAAATGGCCGGCAGTATTGGCGCCAACACACGGCACCGCATCAGGTTTGGCCGGGAGCAGCTCAAAAGCATGGAGAGAATTCTTTATTCTTCTGTTGATAAAGCCATGTGCAGTGAATCGGCTACTTTAGATCAACTGGAGATTACCCTGCGCCTGCAGGACCCACAGCGGCTGCTCAAACGGGGTTACACCATCAGCTACCTGGAGGGTATTCCACTCCACAAAGCAAATGCGCCTAAACCCGGCCAGCTGCTGATTACCCATACCCAAAATAATATCATAACCAGTAAGGTAGAAGATACTACCCCCAATACATAA
- a CDS encoding exonuclease VII small subunit (COG1722 Exonuclease VII small subunit) — MTYKDAIKKLEEIVNKIENEDPDVDEISGLVKEAYELLTFCKTRLKTTEEEVQEAFEKLRE, encoded by the coding sequence ATGACCTACAAAGACGCCATCAAGAAGCTGGAGGAAATCGTAAACAAGATAGAAAATGAAGATCCTGATGTAGATGAAATCTCCGGACTGGTGAAGGAAGCTTATGAACTGCTGACATTTTGTAAAACGCGCCTGAAAACAACAGAAGAAGAAGTGCAGGAAGCTTTTGAAAAACTCAGGGAATAA
- a CDS encoding hypothetical protein (COG0705 Uncharacterized membrane protein (homolog of Drosophila rhomboid)), whose translation MLERISDSVLVPARLTMLMWGVFFFEVSWGIDFSFLGILPRDAFGLIGIVTSPLLHGSWWHIASNTVPFLFLGTTLFFFYPRIANKIFFYCYFITGILVWLFGRHSLHIGASGVIYGLAFFLIFFGFFRKDFRSLVISTVTIVLYGSMFYGLLPTEPNVSYESHIYGALVGISTAMIYGRRMSRVEY comes from the coding sequence ATGCTGGAGAGAATCAGCGACAGTGTTTTAGTACCTGCGCGCCTCACAATGCTGATGTGGGGCGTTTTCTTTTTTGAAGTAAGCTGGGGTATCGATTTTAGCTTTCTGGGAATTCTGCCAAGAGATGCATTTGGGCTGATTGGAATTGTTACCTCACCTTTATTGCACGGCTCCTGGTGGCACATTGCCTCCAACACAGTGCCTTTCCTGTTCCTGGGTACCACCCTTTTCTTTTTTTATCCCCGCATTGCCAACAAGATCTTTTTTTACTGTTATTTTATTACAGGCATACTGGTCTGGCTTTTTGGCCGCCACAGCCTCCATATTGGTGCCAGCGGCGTTATATATGGCCTTGCCTTTTTCCTGATCTTCTTCGGTTTTTTCCGAAAAGACTTCCGCTCACTGGTGATTTCAACGGTAACCATTGTTTTGTATGGAAGTATGTTCTATGGGTTGTTGCCAACAGAGCCTAATGTATCCTATGAATCGCACATTTACGGGGCTCTGGTAGGTATTAGCACTGCTATGATCTACGGTCGCAGAATGAGCAGGGTAGAGTATTGA
- a CDS encoding outer membrane chaperone skp (omph) (COG2825 Outer membrane protein), translating into MILNVVLLVAVAVLFYLHFAGAREVASVGGSTVQAGAPRAKTVIAYINSDSLLNNYEFFKDIEKELQLVEQKYTSEYTNRARGLESEIQTFQQTAQNMTMGQAKAREEELMRKQNNLMQYQQSLSQRLMQEQAKYQDSLYAEVRDYVKVYGEQNNLDVVLTYQKGSGVIYASDSLNITQDVIAGLNERYKQTKGNTAATNTGTTPKN; encoded by the coding sequence TTGATTCTCAATGTGGTATTGCTGGTAGCAGTAGCCGTTTTGTTTTATCTGCATTTTGCCGGAGCCAGGGAGGTAGCATCGGTAGGTGGCAGTACAGTTCAGGCAGGAGCCCCGCGAGCCAAAACTGTTATTGCTTATATCAATTCTGATTCGCTGCTTAACAATTATGAGTTCTTTAAAGATATTGAAAAAGAATTGCAGCTGGTAGAGCAGAAGTACACCAGTGAGTACACAAACAGAGCTCGTGGCCTGGAATCTGAAATTCAGACTTTTCAGCAGACTGCCCAGAACATGACCATGGGACAGGCAAAAGCACGTGAAGAAGAACTGATGCGCAAGCAGAACAACCTGATGCAGTATCAGCAAAGCCTGTCGCAACGCCTTATGCAGGAGCAGGCTAAATACCAAGATTCCCTGTATGCTGAAGTAAGAGATTATGTAAAGGTGTATGGTGAGCAAAACAACCTGGATGTGGTGCTTACTTACCAAAAAGGAAGCGGTGTAATTTATGCAAGCGATAGTTTGAATATTACACAGGATGTTATTGCCGGCCTGAACGAACGCTACAAGCAAACAAAAGGAAATACGGCAGCAACCAACACAGGCACAACCCCAAAAAATTAA
- a CDS encoding rhomboid family protein (COG0705 Uncharacterized membrane protein (homolog of Drosophila rhomboid)): MTLEAHKLRNSIFFVFTFTLMLWLVKALEWAVAMDFGFLGILPRTLSGTMGIVTAPLVHGDVLHLLSNTFPLLLLGISVFYFYDRIALEVFVWIYFMSGFWVWMAARDAYHIGASGLVYGLVSFLFFSGLFRRDIRSLSISLIVIFLYGGMVQGLFPINERISWESHLLGALAGAFAAFFYRDAKLFTGQKEYATELAGVEIASGRISSYQQMQESVDMFDAEQIIDTESIVIESEKEAAGSREQQLITLRYHYSRDNNEHVNDVGTQKVAPYRLCASHMTDKRFVFYSAPPKKTYKEETEEPVSTAAA; the protein is encoded by the coding sequence ATGACCCTGGAAGCTCATAAACTTCGGAATAGTATATTTTTTGTATTCACCTTTACCTTAATGCTTTGGTTGGTTAAAGCCCTGGAGTGGGCTGTAGCAATGGACTTTGGCTTTCTGGGAATATTGCCACGAACGCTTTCGGGCACCATGGGAATTGTAACAGCTCCGCTTGTGCATGGAGATGTGCTGCACTTGCTGTCAAATACCTTTCCGCTGTTACTACTGGGTATCAGCGTTTTTTATTTTTATGACCGCATTGCCCTGGAGGTTTTCGTCTGGATCTACTTTATGTCGGGCTTCTGGGTATGGATGGCTGCCCGTGATGCCTACCATATTGGTGCAAGCGGCCTTGTTTATGGTCTGGTGTCTTTTTTGTTCTTCAGCGGCCTTTTCAGGCGTGACATACGCTCGCTATCCATCTCCCTGATTGTGATATTTTTGTATGGCGGCATGGTTCAGGGCTTGTTTCCAATCAATGAGCGTATCAGCTGGGAATCACATCTTTTAGGAGCACTGGCAGGTGCGTTTGCCGCTTTCTTTTATCGTGATGCCAAGCTCTTTACCGGGCAAAAAGAGTATGCCACAGAGCTGGCAGGTGTAGAGATCGCTTCAGGCAGGATAAGCTCTTATCAGCAGATGCAGGAATCTGTAGATATGTTTGATGCAGAGCAGATTATTGATACGGAAAGCATAGTAATAGAATCAGAAAAAGAGGCTGCAGGCAGCAGAGAGCAGCAGTTAATTACCCTTCGCTACCACTACAGCAGAGACAACAATGAGCATGTGAATGATGTGGGCACACAGAAAGTTGCTCCATACAGGTTATGTGCCAGTCACATGACAGACAAGCGATTTGTTTTCTACAGTGCGCCTCCTAAAAAAACTTATAAGGAAGAAACTGAAGAACCTGTTAGTACTGCGGCTGCATAG
- a CDS encoding deacetylase (COG0123 Deacetylases, including yeast histone deacetylase and acetoin utilization protein) encodes MLKIAWAANYAHPLPASHRFPMLKYELLPQQLLYEGTVREENFFEPGLLTSRYIVTIHEEGYFQKLKNLTLNRSEVRKTGFPLSEQLVERELTIMNGTLQAALFAFQYGIAMNIAGGTHHAFTNRGEGFCLLNDIAIAANYLLQYKLCKKILVVDLDVHQGNGTAQIFRHEPRVFTFSMHGAKNYPLHKEESDLDVPLPDGLQDAAYLYLLDQHLPQLFDTFEPEFVFYQSGVDVLNTDKLGRLGLSLQGCRQRDERVLQLCRQHRVPLMCSMGGGYSPKITNIVEAHANTFRLAQHIYF; translated from the coding sequence ATGCTGAAGATAGCCTGGGCTGCTAACTATGCCCATCCCTTGCCGGCTAGCCACCGGTTTCCCATGCTGAAATATGAGCTTCTGCCCCAGCAGTTATTATATGAGGGTACAGTCAGGGAGGAGAATTTTTTTGAGCCGGGGTTGCTCACCTCCCGCTACATAGTCACTATCCATGAGGAGGGGTACTTTCAAAAGCTGAAGAACCTTACGTTAAACCGTTCGGAAGTGCGGAAAACCGGCTTTCCGCTTTCGGAGCAGCTGGTGGAGCGGGAGCTTACCATTATGAACGGTACGCTACAGGCAGCGCTGTTTGCGTTTCAGTACGGCATTGCGATGAATATAGCCGGAGGCACTCATCATGCCTTTACCAACAGGGGAGAAGGTTTTTGCCTGCTCAACGACATTGCAATTGCGGCTAATTACCTCCTGCAGTATAAGCTGTGCAAAAAGATCCTCGTTGTAGACCTGGACGTACATCAGGGGAATGGTACGGCACAGATCTTCAGGCATGAGCCCAGGGTTTTTACCTTTAGCATGCATGGTGCTAAAAATTACCCTTTGCATAAGGAAGAGTCAGACCTGGATGTGCCTTTGCCCGATGGCTTGCAGGATGCAGCTTATCTGTACCTGCTGGACCAACATTTGCCGCAGCTGTTCGATACCTTTGAGCCAGAGTTTGTTTTCTACCAGTCGGGGGTAGATGTACTGAACACAGATAAACTGGGCAGGCTTGGCTTAAGCCTGCAGGGCTGCCGGCAGCGCGATGAGCGGGTGCTGCAGTTGTGCCGGCAGCACCGTGTACCACTTATGTGCAGCATGGGAGGAGGCTATTCTCCGAAAATTACAAATATTGTAGAGGCGCATGCCAATACATTCAGGCTGGCCCAGCATATTTATTTCTGA
- a CDS encoding transcriptional regulator (COG2865 Predicted transcriptional regulator containing an HTH domain and an uncharacterized domain shared with the mammalian protein Schlafen) yields the protein MQLNLSEILRRQEGEQLDYKQRVTSFEKIAKTICAFANTKGGMLLIGIKDDHTVTGVDPEEEKYMLEQAASNYCEPAVPLHYEEMEDEEGRTVLAVQIEESRQKPHSCRNNAGLWQVYVRQKDKSLPAGKHMIRHLSSGTHEQTLQPELALTKHEKSILQFVHVNEKITLQKLMILLNFSRRRAQRLLQEMVEKGLLRLFEHEKEDYYA from the coding sequence ATGCAACTAAATTTATCAGAAATACTGCGCCGGCAGGAGGGCGAACAACTGGATTACAAGCAACGGGTTACCAGCTTTGAAAAAATAGCAAAAACCATATGTGCTTTTGCCAATACAAAAGGTGGCATGCTGCTGATTGGAATCAAGGATGATCACACAGTTACAGGAGTAGACCCTGAAGAAGAAAAATATATGCTGGAGCAGGCTGCAAGCAATTATTGCGAACCTGCAGTGCCCCTGCATTACGAAGAAATGGAGGACGAGGAGGGCCGGACTGTACTGGCCGTACAGATTGAGGAGAGCAGGCAAAAGCCTCATAGCTGCCGGAATAACGCCGGCTTATGGCAGGTATATGTGCGGCAAAAAGATAAAAGTTTACCGGCTGGCAAACATATGATCCGCCACCTTTCCAGTGGCACTCATGAACAAACGTTACAGCCGGAGCTGGCACTCACCAAACACGAAAAGAGTATACTGCAATTTGTGCACGTCAACGAAAAGATCACGCTGCAAAAGCTTATGATCCTGCTGAATTTCTCCAGGCGCAGAGCCCAGCGACTGCTGCAGGAGATGGTGGAGAAAGGACTGCTCCGCCTGTTTGAGCATGAAAAAGAAGATTACTACGCCTGA
- a CDS encoding membrane protein (COG1950 Predicted membrane protein), producing MGLVAATIPCFIRAVAADIQAVKLYNLKLTAELNKKGRIEDKTSMNTILRILIIGGLVLLLSYFLPGVAVSSFLTALLVAAVLALLNALLRPILVILTIPITILTLGLFLLVINALMVLLVDALVPGFEVAGFLQALIFSILLSLLTWVLDRALV from the coding sequence GTGGGGCTTGTTGCTGCAACAATCCCTTGTTTCATAAGAGCGGTAGCAGCAGATATTCAGGCTGTTAAACTTTATAACTTAAAACTAACGGCAGAACTAAACAAAAAAGGAAGAATTGAAGATAAGACAAGTATGAATACTATTCTTAGAATATTAATTATTGGTGGCCTTGTATTGCTGCTCTCTTATTTTCTGCCGGGTGTGGCAGTAAGTAGTTTTCTTACCGCTTTACTTGTTGCGGCGGTGTTAGCACTGCTCAATGCTTTATTACGCCCAATCCTGGTAATTTTAACCATTCCCATTACCATTTTAACCCTGGGACTGTTCCTGCTGGTAATCAATGCCCTGATGGTGTTGCTGGTAGATGCACTCGTACCAGGATTTGAGGTGGCAGGTTTTTTACAGGCGCTGATCTTCAGCATACTGCTGTCGCTGCTTACCTGGGTATTGGACAGGGCTTTGGTGTAA
- a CDS encoding FAD-dependent pyridine nucleotide-disulfide oxidoreductase (COG0492 Thioredoxin reductase), translating into MNDIQYDLIIIGAGPCGLACGIEAAQKGNNYLILEKGNITESVRRYPINMQFFSTSENIEVGGLPLISQDIRPTRTEALKYYRRVALHYKLNTQTFTTVNKIVKEGTSKGFRLVTSKGDFRCRYVIIATGYYDLPRMLNIPGEELPHVTHYYDEAYRYSGTKTVVVGGANSAVEIALDLYRNHADVTLVHQFGELDKTAKYWIRPDLDNRIKKQEVKACFNSIVEEIKSGSIRIRHLPSDTVQRLEADFVFLMTGYRPDVDFITSAGIKVHGDAAIPQLNPQTFETNVEGIYMAGSVVGGEETAKIFIENGKLHAKPIIEDIRHKL; encoded by the coding sequence ATGAATGATATACAATACGATCTGATTATCATTGGCGCGGGCCCCTGTGGCCTAGCCTGTGGTATAGAAGCCGCACAAAAGGGGAATAATTACCTGATCCTGGAAAAAGGCAATATCACAGAGTCCGTAAGGCGATACCCCATTAATATGCAGTTTTTCAGTACTTCTGAAAACATTGAAGTAGGCGGACTGCCCCTGATCTCACAGGATATCAGGCCCACACGTACCGAAGCTTTAAAGTATTACCGCCGGGTTGCTTTACATTATAAATTAAACACACAGACGTTTACCACTGTAAATAAGATAGTTAAAGAAGGTACCTCCAAAGGCTTCAGGCTTGTAACCAGCAAAGGGGATTTCAGGTGCCGCTATGTGATCATTGCCACCGGTTACTATGATCTGCCCCGAATGCTCAATATACCCGGCGAAGAGCTGCCTCATGTAACGCACTATTATGATGAGGCATACCGCTACTCAGGCACCAAAACGGTTGTGGTGGGTGGCGCCAATTCTGCAGTAGAAATTGCCCTGGATCTGTACCGGAACCATGCAGACGTTACCCTGGTACATCAGTTTGGCGAGCTCGATAAAACAGCCAAATACTGGATACGGCCTGATCTGGACAACCGCATTAAAAAGCAGGAAGTAAAGGCCTGCTTCAATTCTATCGTAGAAGAAATCAAATCCGGTTCCATCAGGATCCGACATTTGCCTTCCGATACTGTTCAGCGGCTGGAGGCAGACTTTGTTTTTTTAATGACCGGCTACCGGCCAGATGTTGATTTCATTACCAGTGCTGGCATTAAGGTGCATGGCGATGCAGCCATCCCACAGTTAAATCCCCAAACCTTCGAGACCAATGTAGAGGGTATTTACATGGCTGGCTCTGTTGTAGGCGGAGAGGAAACTGCCAAAATTTTCATAGAGAATGGAAAACTGCATGCTAAACCCATCATTGAAGATATCAGGCACAAGCTGTAA
- a CDS encoding long-chain fatty acid transport protein, outer membrane protein (COG2067 Long-chain fatty acid transport protein), protein MLAAALVSGSAWASGYQVLLQSNRSTAMGNIGVGLRPDPSSINFNPGALAMMRQNGIQIGANLIYANIAYRPADNPDEIYRTDNPTGTPFHAFAAFGPADSKLKFGLGVYTPYGSTVNWGNEWIGRTSLTQLSLSAIFIQPTISYKISDKVSIGAGFIYSIGSVNLQRDLEPLSYEPRQYIHAELDGRASGIGYNVGIFFAPTDKLTVGVNYRSRVNMEVSDGEATFSNRPAFIVNAGLVPESTSFTAELPLPSYLTIGAAYQVTDKLMFGLDVSRAGWSAYERLRFNYGEPVGGQSFTEAPRNYEDAWTFKFGGEYSVAETFKLRAGAYYDQTPVQEGYLTAETPDANTVGLTAGFGLALSDRFNIDGSFLYINKEQRTNVDLQDPAIDNPVGTYKSIAVIPGLSLTYKF, encoded by the coding sequence TTGCTTGCTGCAGCTCTTGTGAGCGGTAGTGCCTGGGCCAGTGGGTATCAGGTATTACTTCAAAGTAACCGCTCTACTGCCATGGGCAACATTGGTGTTGGTTTGCGCCCCGACCCATCATCCATTAATTTCAATCCAGGCGCCCTGGCGATGATGCGCCAGAATGGTATCCAGATAGGAGCAAATCTTATTTATGCCAATATCGCCTACAGGCCTGCAGATAATCCCGATGAAATTTACAGAACAGATAATCCTACAGGTACCCCTTTTCACGCTTTTGCTGCCTTTGGACCGGCAGATAGCAAGCTTAAATTTGGCCTGGGGGTATACACTCCCTACGGAAGTACTGTTAACTGGGGCAACGAATGGATAGGAAGAACTAGCCTTACCCAGCTTTCTCTATCTGCCATTTTTATTCAGCCTACCATTAGCTACAAGATCAGTGATAAAGTATCTATCGGAGCAGGTTTTATCTACTCTATAGGAAGTGTGAATTTACAGCGCGACCTGGAGCCCCTAAGCTACGAACCCAGACAATATATACACGCTGAACTTGATGGCAGAGCCAGTGGCATTGGCTATAACGTAGGTATCTTCTTTGCTCCTACTGATAAACTAACGGTTGGTGTTAATTACCGCAGCCGGGTAAATATGGAAGTAAGTGATGGAGAAGCTACTTTTTCTAACCGCCCTGCATTTATTGTAAATGCTGGCCTGGTTCCGGAAAGCACTTCTTTTACGGCAGAACTGCCGCTGCCATCTTACCTTACCATTGGTGCTGCTTACCAGGTAACAGATAAACTTATGTTTGGACTGGACGTTAGCCGTGCCGGCTGGAGTGCATATGAAAGACTGCGTTTTAACTATGGTGAGCCTGTTGGTGGGCAAAGCTTTACAGAAGCTCCCAGAAATTATGAAGATGCCTGGACTTTCAAGTTTGGCGGAGAGTATAGCGTGGCAGAAACTTTCAAGCTACGTGCAGGTGCTTACTATGATCAGACCCCGGTACAGGAAGGTTACCTGACTGCCGAAACTCCAGATGCCAATACCGTTGGCCTGACAGCCGGATTTGGTCTTGCCCTTAGCGATCGCTTCAATATTGATGGTTCATTCCTGTATATCAATAAAGAACAAAGAACAAATGTAGATCTTCAGGACCCTGCCATCGACAATCCTGTTGGAACCTACAAATCAATTGCTGTGATCCCGGGTCTGTCTTTAACCTATAAATTCTAA